The region TAGGTAGCTAGGTGTGTCACACAGAGCaaaaacccattttcttaaaacagaattatgtTGTTATTTATAATGTTTATGTTGTAGATGGGCACACTGGACTAAACCTGTCACGGGGTTCaggcaaaaaactcaaaaagggaggacccaaatgcagatagcacaaaagactgatttaataaaacaaaagaacttactcaaaataaatccaggaatcaaactcaaagaaacaaaacaaaatccatagaagcacgaggaagcacgaggaagcacgaggaagcacgaggagtaacaagcACGGGGAAGACATATGCAATGAaccaacacagacacagggagacacagagcttatatacacagggagtgattaacaatggcagacaggtgtggacaatcagacacaggtgaaactggtgaaggataatcaaagtggagggaaactcaggcaggaagcaaaactggaatcacacacaagggaaggcaactacaaaataaaacaggaaacatggaacctagcacaagaagcacacaaggactgaaaactggacacaagaagctaaactacagaaatactgaaaacacaggaggatacaaagaaccaaggagggaaactcaaacacagggagtaaaactaaaacaagaagcacagggaaacttaacatgaaacagggaataactaaacataacacaaggagcaaaaactgaacatgaaacagggaaataaactagacatgaaatacaagggatgtaaaactaaacatggaacacagggaattacttaatacaataaaaaactagacacatggaaaataacaaaagcccaaaatacacagaaacacaaagactatataaaacactaaaggctgaacaaaggaaacacaagggctacagatAACATCTAAGAACTAAACCAAATACAAAGTCAAACAAGAAATCACAGAATACACAAAGGATAACcataggaaaactcagaaacataataaatcaaaaccagGATCATGAcaaaaccatttggaaagtaatgtcagacttctaAGCTGAGACATGATGTGCATACACGTGGATGCCAGAGAACAAAGTAGAGGGACTTGTTAGAAATGTAAGtgaaaaataattgaataattACATGATAACTGCAGAGGTGTCttgtaactaagtacaaatacttggttaccttacttaagtagaaattttgggtatctatactttactggagtaattatttttcagccgactttttacttctactccttacattttcaatcaattatctatactttctactccttacattttaaaaatagcctcgttactcctgtttcatttcagcttgttttcatccCGGCTtgtcattgttaaaaaaaaaaacacaaataaagaacccaaaaacctatccagataaatcgcatcatctggatagagtgaatttgattgtggttggatgagaagcataaacataataccattctgacaccccaTTGGTTTGTACGTGAACCATCGCACCTGCGCAcacgacacaaatcacgtcacactccaacaaggaaatagcagatgtatgtagcctagtacgaagatgtccgtggcagagactcaagagaacttgcattcattttcagtgggcataaatgcggctgaaacaggtggctcccaaatttttcaacattaacattttaatataatattttagtcattatggcctttagcaaaatgttttttggggaggtggggcagtgcactataggcccctgtggcgcgACGTaaacttttgtccttaatggcattttttcccccctacattacttttacttttatactttaagtagttttgaaaccagtacttttatacttttacttgagtaaaaagcttgagttgatacttcaacttctacaaaACCCAAGTATcaatacttctacctgagtaatgaatgtgaatacttttgacacctctggataattgtgaaaaaggtgaaaagaggttaaaaatggcaaatatggtttaaaatgggccaaaattaaTTACAAGAGATGAAAAGAGATAAAGCAGTCACTATGGGTTAGGAAACGAAAAAGTGGTACAACCGGCAGTAAAAacggtgaaaagtggtaaaaaaaacaaaaaataagtggcaaaaatgggttaaaagtggcaaagaaatggCTTAAAGGTGTCAACGTgtgtggttaaaatggtgaaaagtggttaaaaagacCCATTTGTtatcacaaatatttgcaaatggagaccGCATGGataggtgcttgattttgtaCACCTATggaaacaggtctgattgaaacacctgaattcaatagtTAACAGGTGTGGCTGAATTGCTTGTCTATATAATGTATTTTGTAGATATTTACACTGAATATTATCTCAGGCTTTATGCATTATTAGAGCCTAAACATTGTTATATATCATGACATTAAAATCGGCCTTCTATCTTCAGCTAATTTCACTGAAGCTTTATTTGTAATTGTAAACAGTTGCGCTATCTTTATGTAGCAGACTTTAACGGGTAGGATTTGCTGTGGTCAGTTTTCAGCATGAGTACACTGAACAGTAGATTAGCAGTGAAGTGCATTGAAGCCACAGTCATAATGGGGatgttttatttcaataaataaaatgctatGTTTTCATATATTAACCTGTCCTCCTACCTGCATTATTTAATTCTGTCAAAAAGGTCCGACTCACTACCAggcatgttaaaaataaatctccaAGTTCACAAACAGCAGGTGAAGGTTACAACCAAGTAGAGATTCAGTTCAGGTAAAGAAATTCAATAAAAGGCCAGGCAGACTCATCAGACTGTGGGTCAGGCAGAAACTCAGAGGACTGAAAGCTCAATGGATGCGCATAAGACACTGAAAGAGAAATACAGAGGTAGAAGTTTTAAAGGCCACTCAGCTTGTAAAAATATACCCCCtgctgaaaaatacaaacattttggCAGACAACTCCAACTCTTAGATGCTGCTCTTGTAGTCATTCAGCTATCTCAACAAAGGCCCAGCATCACCTGTTGAATGATGTCAAATTCTCTTAGGTGTACTCTGGGTTCTCTAGGTGAAGTGCATAAATGGAGCCAGACAGGAGGCAGATAGCCTGAGGTTGAGTTTTAAGGTCATCCACAGCAACACTGCCTTCCTGATGCTCTCTGCTTCTGATCAAGTTCAAATAAGGAGAAGACAAGTTTAAGGCAGCATATACTGTAAGAGGAACGTcatcaaaaaagagaaagacaacaaaataaaccacaaaataaatcaaCCTGACAGTGGCAAGTAGTTTAATTTgagtctttatttattttcacagttGTGACCTACTCACCTTTCCTTCCACCCAGTATCACAATAAATACAGCAGGActtttttgcacactgatgctctgctttatgtttgtgtgtttagtcCATGGTCAGTCCACAGCTTCCTAAACTTAGTGAATATTATCATCTAGAATAAAGAAGATGAAGGGATGAAATTACTGTCTTTTATTTGGCTTTTCCTCTGGGATTTCATTGTGATATACAATGAATCTCCTCTGTACTTATCCAGCTAAGTGCAGATGCTCATGCGTTTTAGACAACTGACTGACTCAGACTGTAATGATGTGGATCTGTGTTTCTTGGTTAATAGTGTCTTTGAGAGCGCTGGAGACAGTGAAGCTAGCCAAAAGTGCACAatgcttttagtttattttaaactaCATATTAACCTTACAAAGGCTGGTTGaatggattttattttatcataaatgAGCAAACAGCAGTCACACAAACCCTTGTGTCACTGTTGAGTTAAGAGTAGAAAAGGAGGACAGGAGCTCAAtaacaaatatatttacatCCATAGAGCGCTGTGCAAACTCTTCACATACAGGTGCATTGAAAAGAATTAGAATATCatattaaagtttgtttttccttcaattTACCTTTGAAAGTTAAATTTCCATGTAGCCTAGATCCATctcaaacaaactgaaacatttcaagacttaaTTGTTTTAATCTAACAGTGTTTGACTgatgaccagtccagggtgaacACTGTCTCTTGTCCAGTGACGGATGacggataagcagtgtagaaaggatggatataaaaaatagaaaattgaAAAACTGATAGAAATTTTCAACTAAATATGTTCTATCTATAATTACACATTTTAACTAATATACAAATGGCTGTGTGTATTTCTTTATGATatattttgtggctttttatgcctttatttagagaggagggCAGTGGATGAAGagggaaacagggatgagagtggaaGTGAGACATGTGTGAAAGAATCCGCTGGGCAGACTTGGACCTGGGCCACCCATGTACATGGATGCATGGGGCACATCTTGACCATGAGGTCATGGTGCAAGGCCAGTTCATGGTGCATTAATGGTACGGTTTCAAAGAGTGCAAGGATTCCGAATAAACATGATCATACAGTATAAAATATTCCACAACATactatgaaatataaaatactaTCATGAGTTAAGTGTACTGTTTCTATTGTGTAGTCATCCAgtcaacatttatttgtttttaactttttatgttatttcctaatagcaaaaataaaattaatacaaTGAAGTCATTAAACTTTCTGCTATGCTTAAGTGAAACAAAAGTGTgccaaaacacaaaacaaccaaTACCATCCACCCTCCCATCACACCCCAGTATGATGAggaaattaacacaaaaattgagtggataaaaatattttatttgttattattgataatgtaattgttattattttttacacacATCGATGTTGTGTGTCCCTGAGAATAAGTGCAATGTTAAAGCTGATTGATTATTTGTATGTTAGATTCCACTGTGCTGCATAAGCATCCATATTATTCCATATAAGGCGCCATATTAGGCTTTAAGCTCAGCGCTGATGCTGTTCAGGGTCTCCATCTACTCATGTCTGAGCTGTGGATGCAACTGTTTGCTGCTGAGAAATTTTAATGAGTTACTATGGTGATATGATTCAGTTTAGTCAGACACTGACTTGGTATGCAAAACTTTTAATcgattttctattttaatattCACGAAGTTGATCTACGGCATATTTGCACAAACAATCTCATTACTCAAGCTACTGTGTTGAACGTGATGCTCATGACATCAGCCTTACCACCAGCCACGCAATCGTGCGTCGTGTTTCTATTTTTACGCCTGAAAGCTATTTTTGAACAGCGGGGTGCGCACGTGCTTCAGAGATGGAGGAGAATTCAATATAAGAAGCTCCAGAAGGAGACAGCTCCAAGTTCTTTAATGTCCTTTTCAAAGCTGACGGCGTGTCAGCGCGCAATTGCGCAGCCAGGAAACCCTGAGCGGAGACCGACAGTGGTGCTTGAAAACTACCGCAGCGCGTCACCACAAGAAACCTCTTGTTGTGACTACATTCCCATGAAACGGAGTCCCAAATTTACGCAGCATTATCTGATGAAGACTCACTCCATGAATCCTTTACGACAAAATCGTGGACACCGTTGAAGGGACGTTTATTGATTGATTCTGGGAGAAAGTGGGCATTGCAGGGCATGAGAATGTAGTGGCTGCAACTCGCGATGGTAGTTCGCATCAGGACTGCGGATGCACTTATCAAAAGTGTGGATATTTAGGAGAGAGCACCATGGACGCAGCGGACGTAGCCGCTTCAGTGTTGGTTTTGGGGATTATTGTTGTGTCGCTGCTGTCCAATGTTGTGGTGCTGATCTGCTTTCTCTACAACCCGGAGATCCGCAAACAGGTACCCGGGCTTTTTATCCTCAACTTGACGTTTTGCAACCTGTTGCTAAGCGTGTCCAACATGCCTCTGACTCTGGTCGGGCTCATCACCGCGGGCCACCCTGGAAACAGCGTTTTCTGTCAGATCGTGGGATTCCTCGACACTTTTCTCTCCACAAACTGCATGCTCAGCATGGCAGCTCTGAGCATCGATAGGTGGGTGGCTGTGGTGTTCCCGTTGAGCTACCACTCCAGGATCCGGCACCGGGATGCAGTGATCGCGCTCGGATACACGTGGATTCACTCACTTTGTTTCTCCACGGTGGCCACCTGCCGCTCCTGGGTCGGGTACCATCACCTTTACGCGTCATGCACCCTCTGCAATGTGAGAGCGAAGGGATCCGGGATGCAGTTTATTCTCTTCACCGTGGCTCTGCACTCTCTCACGTTCCTCCTCACGCTCATAGTGTTGTGTGTAACGTATCTGAAAGTGCTCAAAGTTGCGAGGTTTCACTGTAAACGCATCGACGTGATCACGATGCAGACgctggtgctg is a window of Cheilinus undulatus linkage group 6, ASM1832078v1, whole genome shotgun sequence DNA encoding:
- the LOC121511505 gene encoding G-protein coupled receptor 26-like, whose protein sequence is MDAADVAASVLVLGIIVVSLLSNVVVLICFLYNPEIRKQVPGLFILNLTFCNLLLSVSNMPLTLVGLITAGHPGNSVFCQIVGFLDTFLSTNCMLSMAALSIDRWVAVVFPLSYHSRIRHRDAVIALGYTWIHSLCFSTVATCRSWVGYHHLYASCTLCNVRAKGSGMQFILFTVALHSLTFLLTLIVLCVTYLKVLKVARFHCKRIDVITMQTLVLLVDIHPSVRQKCLDEQKRRRLRATKKISTFIGTFVVCFSPYVITRIVELFAPGPISPHWGVLSKCLAYSKAASDPFVYSLLRHQYRKTCSLLANKVLKRSQLNSSSLRMESNAGRSSNNANTTNNIQPANNKQLSQ